In the Lepidochelys kempii isolate rLepKem1 chromosome 3, rLepKem1.hap2, whole genome shotgun sequence genome, one interval contains:
- the DZANK1 gene encoding double zinc ribbon and ankyrin repeat-containing protein 1 isoform X7 has product MPVSAESLQRKMTAGSVSVPQIIPLRLPLPGKAKHEIDTNTHVEIKSDTPDVTIYYTLDGSKPELVRRPGYGEHNTFKYKGPIRLPDGKITVKALAVTKDCRESAIVTKVFLVEYEPPNILFADEDNDENFLKDLSNQELEGGLSVTKLKKKGVKVESKSSWNDTAQEFQDLELERRTVHKSLKGPRFVNGHLETQGYGEKSISSPPTHQSQFISSAVSSRKSLTSTQTMRIQRETDFLKCAHCLAPRPSDPFARFCQECGSPILPVPGYHLPSPEGAQMGLCVECRTMVPMNTPTCIVCEAPIAPQLQPQASICLKGKVICRVCGTGNPIHIKHCVTCESRLPEIQTRTTTMLVFGSDSVQSHLGRTISCSKCGRDNHCDARFCDWCGAKPGPPPSYFTCFKCGASNHPYARFCGSCGVYIEPPSRLGSQNSMLLGAGDTFVFSEDKGLQTRAAWEPLVVSLPKSRLDITERKDKGTQTIGLFYPSSTLLEKKELELISQKEKQDKMSDRKPLLTAISPGRVCEEGHSITSPREKVKRTKKTRKLLEKEDKLSPEARQLLKEVGPEGEGKISLVEQLLDEGADPNCTNSEDRPALTVAVLNRHDEVVPVLVQKGADIDQQSGPHNTTALHEAALLGLEGKKCIKVLLGCNANIKKKNGKGLSAYDLALKTGNEEIISLFASKLGQGMLDKLTKPKNISLAMA; this is encoded by the exons ATGCCTGTCTCTGCAGA ATCACTACAAAGAAAAATGACTGCTGGTTCAGTGTCAGTGCCTCAAATTATACCACTTCGACTCCCTCTGCCAGGGAAGGCTAAACATGAAATAGACACAAATACACATGTAGAAATAAAATCAG ATACTCCTGATGTCACTATATATTACACTTTAGATGGAAGTAAACCAGAACTCGTTAGGAGACCTGGCTATGGAGAACATAACACTTTTAAGTATAAGGGACCTATCAGATTACCTGATGGGAAAATAACAGTAAAAGCTTTGGCAGTCACCAA AGACTGCAGGGAGAGTGCCATTGTAACAAAGGTATTTCTGGTAGAATATGAGCCACCAAACATACTCTTTGCTGATGAAGATAATGATGAGAATTTTCTGAAAGACCTCTCCAACCAG GAGCTGGAAGGTGGACTGTCTGtcacaaaattaaaaaagaaaggagtGAAAGTGGAAAGCAAATCCAGCTGGAATGATACAGCCCAAGAGTTTCAAG ACTTGGAGTTAGAGAGAAGAACTGTCCACAAGTCTTTGAAAGGGCCACGGTTCGTGAATGGTCATTTGGAAACACAAGGTTATGGAGAAAAGTCCATCTCATCACCACCAACACACCAGTCCCAG TTCATTAGTTCCGCAGTGTCTAGCAGGAAAAGTCTAACAAGCACCCAGACAATGAGAATCCAGAGGGAAACAGACTTCCTCAA GTGTGCACATTGCTTAGCTCCTCGCCCATCTGATCCCTTTGCTCGCTTCTGTCAAGAATGTGGTTCTCCTATCCTGCCAGTGCCAGGGTATCACCTTCCATCCCCTGAAGGAGCTCAG ATGGGACTATGCGTAGAATGCAGAACTATGGTACCAATGAACACACCAACTTGTATTGTATGTGAGGCCCCTATAGCTccacagctgcagccccaggccaGCATCTGCTTAAAG gGCAAAGTAATCTGTCGGGTGTGTGGCACAGGAAATCCTATTCACATAAAACACTGTGTGACCTGTGAAAGCAGACTGCCTGAAATACAGACG CGTACAACTACTATGCTTGTTTTTGGCAGTGACTCTGTCCAGAG TCATCTAGGGAGAACAATATCCTGCTCAAAATGTGGCCGTGATAACCACTGTGATGCTCGTTTCTGTGACTGGTGTGGAGCCAAG CCAGGTCCTCCTCCAAGCTACTTTACTTGCTTCAAGTGTGGTGCAAGCAACCACCCATATGCTAGATTCTGTGGATCTTGTGGTGTTTATATTGAGCCTCCATCAAGACTGGGCTCTCAGAATAGCATGCTATTGGGTGCTGGAGATACCTTTGTGTTTTCTGAG GATAAAGGATTACAGACTCGAGCTGCCTGGGAGCCTCTGGTTGTTTCATTACCAAAGTCAAGGCTAGAtataacagaaagaaaagacaaaggaACCCAGACCATTGGCCTGTTCTACCCATCCAGCACACTCTTGGAGAAGAAGGAACTTGAGCtgatttctcaaaaagaaaaacaggataaGATGAGTGATCGCAAGCCCCTGCTCACAGCCATTAGTCCTGGAAGAG TGTGTGAAGAGGGTCACAGCATCACAAGCCCcagagaaaaagtaaaaagaacaaAGAAGACAAGAAAATTGTTAGAAAAAGAAGATAAgttatct CCTGAGGCTAGACAGCTCCTGAAAGAAGTGGGTccagaaggggaaggaaaaatTTCATTGGTAGAACAATTGCTTGATGAA GGAGCTGACCCAAACTGCACCAATAGTGAAGACCGACCTGCTTTAACAGTTGCTGTCctaaacagacatgatgaagtgGTTCCAGTTCTTGTCCAGAAAGGTGCTGATATTGACCAGCAGTCAGGACC GCATAACACCACTGCTCTTCATGAGGCAGCTTTGCTTGGATTAGAGGGAAAGAAATGCATCAAAGTCTTGTTAGG CTGTAATGCAAACATTAAAAAGAAGAATGGAAAAGGCTTATCAGCATATGACTTGGCACTGAAGACTGGGAATGAAGAAATAATTTCATTGTTTGCTAGTAAACTTGGACAGGGAATGCTGGACAAACTGACCAAGCCCAAGAATATCAGTCTGGCCATGGCTTGA
- the DZANK1 gene encoding double zinc ribbon and ankyrin repeat-containing protein 1 isoform X4: MTAGSVSVPQIIPLRLPLPGKAKHEIDTNTHVEIKSDTPDVTIYYTLDGSKPELVRRPGYGEHNTFKYKGPIRLPDGKITVKALAVTKDCRESAIVTKVFLVEYEPPNILFADEDNDENFLKDLSNQELEGGLSVTKLKKKGVKVESKSSWNDTAQEFQDLELERRTVHKSLKGPRFVNGHLETQGYGEKSISSPPTHQSQFISSAVSSRKSLTSTQTMRIQRETDFLKCAHCLAPRPSDPFARFCQECGSPILPVPGYHLPSPEGAQMGLCVECRTMVPMNTPTCIVCEAPIAPQLQPQASICLKGKVICRVCGTGNPIHIKHCVTCESRLPEIQTRTTTMLVFGSDSVQSHLGRTISCSKCGRDNHCDARFCDWCGAKPGPPPSYFTCFKCGASNHPYARFCGSCGVYIEPPSRLGSQNSMLLGAGDTFVFSEDKGLQTRAAWEPLVVSLPKSRLDITERKDKGTQTIGLFYPSSTLLEKKELELISQKEKQDKMSDRKPLLTAISPGRGYWRKQLDHVCAHLRSYAQNNPEFRALIGEPRMGKIISATVHEDGYEVSLRLNYTLSINKDILTGKPMKFDNHYLSTVTEGRDGWYDSQASLVCEEGHSITSPREKVKRTKKTRKLLEKEDKLSPEARQLLKEVGPEGEGKISLVEQLLDEGADPNCTNSEDRPALTVAVLNRHDEVVPVLVQKGADIDQQSGPHNTTALHEAALLGLEGKKCIKVLLGCNANIKKKNGKGLSAYDLALKTGNEEIISLFASKLGQGMLDKLTKPKNISLAMA; the protein is encoded by the exons ATGACTGCTGGTTCAGTGTCAGTGCCTCAAATTATACCACTTCGACTCCCTCTGCCAGGGAAGGCTAAACATGAAATAGACACAAATACACATGTAGAAATAAAATCAG ATACTCCTGATGTCACTATATATTACACTTTAGATGGAAGTAAACCAGAACTCGTTAGGAGACCTGGCTATGGAGAACATAACACTTTTAAGTATAAGGGACCTATCAGATTACCTGATGGGAAAATAACAGTAAAAGCTTTGGCAGTCACCAA AGACTGCAGGGAGAGTGCCATTGTAACAAAGGTATTTCTGGTAGAATATGAGCCACCAAACATACTCTTTGCTGATGAAGATAATGATGAGAATTTTCTGAAAGACCTCTCCAACCAG GAGCTGGAAGGTGGACTGTCTGtcacaaaattaaaaaagaaaggagtGAAAGTGGAAAGCAAATCCAGCTGGAATGATACAGCCCAAGAGTTTCAAG ACTTGGAGTTAGAGAGAAGAACTGTCCACAAGTCTTTGAAAGGGCCACGGTTCGTGAATGGTCATTTGGAAACACAAGGTTATGGAGAAAAGTCCATCTCATCACCACCAACACACCAGTCCCAG TTCATTAGTTCCGCAGTGTCTAGCAGGAAAAGTCTAACAAGCACCCAGACAATGAGAATCCAGAGGGAAACAGACTTCCTCAA GTGTGCACATTGCTTAGCTCCTCGCCCATCTGATCCCTTTGCTCGCTTCTGTCAAGAATGTGGTTCTCCTATCCTGCCAGTGCCAGGGTATCACCTTCCATCCCCTGAAGGAGCTCAG ATGGGACTATGCGTAGAATGCAGAACTATGGTACCAATGAACACACCAACTTGTATTGTATGTGAGGCCCCTATAGCTccacagctgcagccccaggccaGCATCTGCTTAAAG gGCAAAGTAATCTGTCGGGTGTGTGGCACAGGAAATCCTATTCACATAAAACACTGTGTGACCTGTGAAAGCAGACTGCCTGAAATACAGACG CGTACAACTACTATGCTTGTTTTTGGCAGTGACTCTGTCCAGAG TCATCTAGGGAGAACAATATCCTGCTCAAAATGTGGCCGTGATAACCACTGTGATGCTCGTTTCTGTGACTGGTGTGGAGCCAAG CCAGGTCCTCCTCCAAGCTACTTTACTTGCTTCAAGTGTGGTGCAAGCAACCACCCATATGCTAGATTCTGTGGATCTTGTGGTGTTTATATTGAGCCTCCATCAAGACTGGGCTCTCAGAATAGCATGCTATTGGGTGCTGGAGATACCTTTGTGTTTTCTGAG GATAAAGGATTACAGACTCGAGCTGCCTGGGAGCCTCTGGTTGTTTCATTACCAAAGTCAAGGCTAGAtataacagaaagaaaagacaaaggaACCCAGACCATTGGCCTGTTCTACCCATCCAGCACACTCTTGGAGAAGAAGGAACTTGAGCtgatttctcaaaaagaaaaacaggataaGATGAGTGATCGCAAGCCCCTGCTCACAGCCATTAGTCCTGGAAGAG GGTACTGGAGAAAACAGTTAGATCATGTCTGCGCTCACCTTAGAAGCTATGCTCAGAACAACCCAGAGTTCAGGGCTTTGATTGGAGAACCTCGAATGGGAAAG ATTATTTCTGCTACAGTCCATGAGGATGGTTATGAAGTCAGTCTCAGATTAAATTATACTCTTTCCATAAACAAG GATATTCTCACTGGTAAACCAATGAAGTTTGACAATCATTATCTGAGCACTGTGACAGAAGGCAGAGATGGATGGTATGATAGTCAGGCTAGTTTGG TGTGTGAAGAGGGTCACAGCATCACAAGCCCcagagaaaaagtaaaaagaacaaAGAAGACAAGAAAATTGTTAGAAAAAGAAGATAAgttatct CCTGAGGCTAGACAGCTCCTGAAAGAAGTGGGTccagaaggggaaggaaaaatTTCATTGGTAGAACAATTGCTTGATGAA GGAGCTGACCCAAACTGCACCAATAGTGAAGACCGACCTGCTTTAACAGTTGCTGTCctaaacagacatgatgaagtgGTTCCAGTTCTTGTCCAGAAAGGTGCTGATATTGACCAGCAGTCAGGACC GCATAACACCACTGCTCTTCATGAGGCAGCTTTGCTTGGATTAGAGGGAAAGAAATGCATCAAAGTCTTGTTAGG CTGTAATGCAAACATTAAAAAGAAGAATGGAAAAGGCTTATCAGCATATGACTTGGCACTGAAGACTGGGAATGAAGAAATAATTTCATTGTTTGCTAGTAAACTTGGACAGGGAATGCTGGACAAACTGACCAAGCCCAAGAATATCAGTCTGGCCATGGCTTGA
- the DZANK1 gene encoding double zinc ribbon and ankyrin repeat-containing protein 1 isoform X6, with the protein MPVSAESLQRKMTAGSVSVPQIIPLRLPLPGKAKHEIDTNTHVEIKSDTPDVTIYYTLDGSKPELVRRPGYGEHNTFKYKGPIRLPDGKITVKALAVTKDCRESAIVTKVFLVEYEPPNILFADEDNDENFLKDLSNQELEGGLSVTKLKKKGVKVESKSSWNDTAQEFQDLELERRTVHKSLKGPRFVNGHLETQGYGEKSISSPPTHQSQMGLCVECRTMVPMNTPTCIVCEAPIAPQLQPQASICLKGKVICRVCGTGNPIHIKHCVTCESRLPEIQTRTTTMLVFGSDSVQSHLGRTISCSKCGRDNHCDARFCDWCGAKPGPPPSYFTCFKCGASNHPYARFCGSCGVYIEPPSRLGSQNSMLLGAGDTFVFSEDKGLQTRAAWEPLVVSLPKSRLDITERKDKGTQTIGLFYPSSTLLEKKELELISQKEKQDKMSDRKPLLTAISPGRGYWRKQLDHVCAHLRSYAQNNPEFRALIGEPRMGKIISATVHEDGYEVSLRLNYTLSINKDILTGKPMKFDNHYLSTVTEGRDGWYDSQASLVCEEGHSITSPREKVKRTKKTRKLLEKEDKLSPEARQLLKEVGPEGEGKISLVEQLLDEGADPNCTNSEDRPALTVAVLNRHDEVVPVLVQKGADIDQQSGPHNTTALHEAALLGLEGKKCIKVLLGCNANIKKKNGKGLSAYDLALKTGNEEIISLFASKLGQGMLDKLTKPKNISLAMA; encoded by the exons ATGCCTGTCTCTGCAGA ATCACTACAAAGAAAAATGACTGCTGGTTCAGTGTCAGTGCCTCAAATTATACCACTTCGACTCCCTCTGCCAGGGAAGGCTAAACATGAAATAGACACAAATACACATGTAGAAATAAAATCAG ATACTCCTGATGTCACTATATATTACACTTTAGATGGAAGTAAACCAGAACTCGTTAGGAGACCTGGCTATGGAGAACATAACACTTTTAAGTATAAGGGACCTATCAGATTACCTGATGGGAAAATAACAGTAAAAGCTTTGGCAGTCACCAA AGACTGCAGGGAGAGTGCCATTGTAACAAAGGTATTTCTGGTAGAATATGAGCCACCAAACATACTCTTTGCTGATGAAGATAATGATGAGAATTTTCTGAAAGACCTCTCCAACCAG GAGCTGGAAGGTGGACTGTCTGtcacaaaattaaaaaagaaaggagtGAAAGTGGAAAGCAAATCCAGCTGGAATGATACAGCCCAAGAGTTTCAAG ACTTGGAGTTAGAGAGAAGAACTGTCCACAAGTCTTTGAAAGGGCCACGGTTCGTGAATGGTCATTTGGAAACACAAGGTTATGGAGAAAAGTCCATCTCATCACCACCAACACACCAGTCCCAG ATGGGACTATGCGTAGAATGCAGAACTATGGTACCAATGAACACACCAACTTGTATTGTATGTGAGGCCCCTATAGCTccacagctgcagccccaggccaGCATCTGCTTAAAG gGCAAAGTAATCTGTCGGGTGTGTGGCACAGGAAATCCTATTCACATAAAACACTGTGTGACCTGTGAAAGCAGACTGCCTGAAATACAGACG CGTACAACTACTATGCTTGTTTTTGGCAGTGACTCTGTCCAGAG TCATCTAGGGAGAACAATATCCTGCTCAAAATGTGGCCGTGATAACCACTGTGATGCTCGTTTCTGTGACTGGTGTGGAGCCAAG CCAGGTCCTCCTCCAAGCTACTTTACTTGCTTCAAGTGTGGTGCAAGCAACCACCCATATGCTAGATTCTGTGGATCTTGTGGTGTTTATATTGAGCCTCCATCAAGACTGGGCTCTCAGAATAGCATGCTATTGGGTGCTGGAGATACCTTTGTGTTTTCTGAG GATAAAGGATTACAGACTCGAGCTGCCTGGGAGCCTCTGGTTGTTTCATTACCAAAGTCAAGGCTAGAtataacagaaagaaaagacaaaggaACCCAGACCATTGGCCTGTTCTACCCATCCAGCACACTCTTGGAGAAGAAGGAACTTGAGCtgatttctcaaaaagaaaaacaggataaGATGAGTGATCGCAAGCCCCTGCTCACAGCCATTAGTCCTGGAAGAG GGTACTGGAGAAAACAGTTAGATCATGTCTGCGCTCACCTTAGAAGCTATGCTCAGAACAACCCAGAGTTCAGGGCTTTGATTGGAGAACCTCGAATGGGAAAG ATTATTTCTGCTACAGTCCATGAGGATGGTTATGAAGTCAGTCTCAGATTAAATTATACTCTTTCCATAAACAAG GATATTCTCACTGGTAAACCAATGAAGTTTGACAATCATTATCTGAGCACTGTGACAGAAGGCAGAGATGGATGGTATGATAGTCAGGCTAGTTTGG TGTGTGAAGAGGGTCACAGCATCACAAGCCCcagagaaaaagtaaaaagaacaaAGAAGACAAGAAAATTGTTAGAAAAAGAAGATAAgttatct CCTGAGGCTAGACAGCTCCTGAAAGAAGTGGGTccagaaggggaaggaaaaatTTCATTGGTAGAACAATTGCTTGATGAA GGAGCTGACCCAAACTGCACCAATAGTGAAGACCGACCTGCTTTAACAGTTGCTGTCctaaacagacatgatgaagtgGTTCCAGTTCTTGTCCAGAAAGGTGCTGATATTGACCAGCAGTCAGGACC GCATAACACCACTGCTCTTCATGAGGCAGCTTTGCTTGGATTAGAGGGAAAGAAATGCATCAAAGTCTTGTTAGG CTGTAATGCAAACATTAAAAAGAAGAATGGAAAAGGCTTATCAGCATATGACTTGGCACTGAAGACTGGGAATGAAGAAATAATTTCATTGTTTGCTAGTAAACTTGGACAGGGAATGCTGGACAAACTGACCAAGCCCAAGAATATCAGTCTGGCCATGGCTTGA
- the DZANK1 gene encoding double zinc ribbon and ankyrin repeat-containing protein 1 isoform X1 yields MPVSAESLQRKMTAGSVSVPQIIPLRLPLPGKAKHEIDTNTHVEIKSDTPDVTIYYTLDGSKPELVRRPGYGEHNTFKYKGPIRLPDGKITVKALAVTKDCRESAIVTKVFLVEYEPPNILFADEDNDENFLKDLSNQELEGGLSVTKLKKKGVKVESKSSWNDTAQEFQDLELERRTVHKSLKGPRFVNGHLETQGYGEKSISSPPTHQSQFISSAVSSRKSLTSTQTMRIQRETDFLKCAHCLAPRPSDPFARFCQECGSPILPVPGYHLPSPEGAQMGLCVECRTMVPMNTPTCIVCEAPIAPQLQPQASICLKGKVICRVCGTGNPIHIKHCVTCESRLPEIQTRTTTMLVFGSDSVQSHLGRTISCSKCGRDNHCDARFCDWCGAKPGPPPSYFTCFKCGASNHPYARFCGSCGVYIEPPSRLGSQNSMLLGAGDTFVFSEDKGLQTRAAWEPLVVSLPKSRLDITERKDKGTQTIGLFYPSSTLLEKKELELISQKEKQDKMSDRKPLLTAISPGRGYWRKQLDHVCAHLRSYAQNNPEFRALIGEPRMGKIISATVHEDGYEVSLRLNYTLSINKDILTGKPMKFDNHYLSTVTEGRDGWYDSQASLVCEEGHSITSPREKVKRTKKTRKLLEKEDKLSPEARQLLKEVGPEGEGKISLVEQLLDEGADPNCTNSEDRPALTVAVLNRHDEVVPVLVQKGADIDQQSGPHNTTALHEAALLGLEGKKCIKVLLGCNANIKKKNGKGLSAYDLALKTGNEEIISLFASKLGQGMLDKLTKPKNISLAMA; encoded by the exons ATGCCTGTCTCTGCAGA ATCACTACAAAGAAAAATGACTGCTGGTTCAGTGTCAGTGCCTCAAATTATACCACTTCGACTCCCTCTGCCAGGGAAGGCTAAACATGAAATAGACACAAATACACATGTAGAAATAAAATCAG ATACTCCTGATGTCACTATATATTACACTTTAGATGGAAGTAAACCAGAACTCGTTAGGAGACCTGGCTATGGAGAACATAACACTTTTAAGTATAAGGGACCTATCAGATTACCTGATGGGAAAATAACAGTAAAAGCTTTGGCAGTCACCAA AGACTGCAGGGAGAGTGCCATTGTAACAAAGGTATTTCTGGTAGAATATGAGCCACCAAACATACTCTTTGCTGATGAAGATAATGATGAGAATTTTCTGAAAGACCTCTCCAACCAG GAGCTGGAAGGTGGACTGTCTGtcacaaaattaaaaaagaaaggagtGAAAGTGGAAAGCAAATCCAGCTGGAATGATACAGCCCAAGAGTTTCAAG ACTTGGAGTTAGAGAGAAGAACTGTCCACAAGTCTTTGAAAGGGCCACGGTTCGTGAATGGTCATTTGGAAACACAAGGTTATGGAGAAAAGTCCATCTCATCACCACCAACACACCAGTCCCAG TTCATTAGTTCCGCAGTGTCTAGCAGGAAAAGTCTAACAAGCACCCAGACAATGAGAATCCAGAGGGAAACAGACTTCCTCAA GTGTGCACATTGCTTAGCTCCTCGCCCATCTGATCCCTTTGCTCGCTTCTGTCAAGAATGTGGTTCTCCTATCCTGCCAGTGCCAGGGTATCACCTTCCATCCCCTGAAGGAGCTCAG ATGGGACTATGCGTAGAATGCAGAACTATGGTACCAATGAACACACCAACTTGTATTGTATGTGAGGCCCCTATAGCTccacagctgcagccccaggccaGCATCTGCTTAAAG gGCAAAGTAATCTGTCGGGTGTGTGGCACAGGAAATCCTATTCACATAAAACACTGTGTGACCTGTGAAAGCAGACTGCCTGAAATACAGACG CGTACAACTACTATGCTTGTTTTTGGCAGTGACTCTGTCCAGAG TCATCTAGGGAGAACAATATCCTGCTCAAAATGTGGCCGTGATAACCACTGTGATGCTCGTTTCTGTGACTGGTGTGGAGCCAAG CCAGGTCCTCCTCCAAGCTACTTTACTTGCTTCAAGTGTGGTGCAAGCAACCACCCATATGCTAGATTCTGTGGATCTTGTGGTGTTTATATTGAGCCTCCATCAAGACTGGGCTCTCAGAATAGCATGCTATTGGGTGCTGGAGATACCTTTGTGTTTTCTGAG GATAAAGGATTACAGACTCGAGCTGCCTGGGAGCCTCTGGTTGTTTCATTACCAAAGTCAAGGCTAGAtataacagaaagaaaagacaaaggaACCCAGACCATTGGCCTGTTCTACCCATCCAGCACACTCTTGGAGAAGAAGGAACTTGAGCtgatttctcaaaaagaaaaacaggataaGATGAGTGATCGCAAGCCCCTGCTCACAGCCATTAGTCCTGGAAGAG GGTACTGGAGAAAACAGTTAGATCATGTCTGCGCTCACCTTAGAAGCTATGCTCAGAACAACCCAGAGTTCAGGGCTTTGATTGGAGAACCTCGAATGGGAAAG ATTATTTCTGCTACAGTCCATGAGGATGGTTATGAAGTCAGTCTCAGATTAAATTATACTCTTTCCATAAACAAG GATATTCTCACTGGTAAACCAATGAAGTTTGACAATCATTATCTGAGCACTGTGACAGAAGGCAGAGATGGATGGTATGATAGTCAGGCTAGTTTGG TGTGTGAAGAGGGTCACAGCATCACAAGCCCcagagaaaaagtaaaaagaacaaAGAAGACAAGAAAATTGTTAGAAAAAGAAGATAAgttatct CCTGAGGCTAGACAGCTCCTGAAAGAAGTGGGTccagaaggggaaggaaaaatTTCATTGGTAGAACAATTGCTTGATGAA GGAGCTGACCCAAACTGCACCAATAGTGAAGACCGACCTGCTTTAACAGTTGCTGTCctaaacagacatgatgaagtgGTTCCAGTTCTTGTCCAGAAAGGTGCTGATATTGACCAGCAGTCAGGACC GCATAACACCACTGCTCTTCATGAGGCAGCTTTGCTTGGATTAGAGGGAAAGAAATGCATCAAAGTCTTGTTAGG CTGTAATGCAAACATTAAAAAGAAGAATGGAAAAGGCTTATCAGCATATGACTTGGCACTGAAGACTGGGAATGAAGAAATAATTTCATTGTTTGCTAGTAAACTTGGACAGGGAATGCTGGACAAACTGACCAAGCCCAAGAATATCAGTCTGGCCATGGCTTGA